A single window of Nocardioides kongjuensis DNA harbors:
- a CDS encoding response regulator transcription factor has product MSERIRVLLVDDQPLFRTGIGMLLRSQADLEVVGEASNGAEAVELARGTGPDVVLMDVRMPVLDGVAATARIVEEHGDDGPRVLVLTTFDLDESAASAIEAGASGFVLKEAEPELLLAAIRSVAAGTQVVAAGATRRLFERFRGRTATPGPEYDALTPREREILLRAAAGLSNAEIAATEYLSEATVKTHISRILSKMQLRDRVQLVVYAYEHGLI; this is encoded by the coding sequence GTGAGCGAACGGATCCGGGTCCTGCTCGTCGACGACCAGCCGCTGTTCCGCACCGGGATCGGCATGCTGCTGCGCTCGCAGGCGGACCTCGAGGTGGTGGGCGAGGCGAGCAACGGAGCCGAGGCGGTCGAGCTGGCGCGCGGCACCGGGCCCGACGTCGTGCTGATGGACGTGCGGATGCCGGTCCTCGACGGTGTGGCGGCCACCGCCCGGATCGTCGAGGAGCACGGTGACGACGGCCCGCGGGTGCTCGTGCTGACCACCTTCGACCTCGACGAGTCGGCTGCCTCGGCCATTGAGGCGGGCGCCTCGGGTTTCGTGCTCAAGGAGGCCGAGCCCGAGCTCCTGCTGGCCGCGATCCGGTCGGTCGCCGCCGGTACCCAGGTCGTCGCCGCCGGCGCGACCCGACGGCTCTTCGAGCGGTTCCGCGGCCGGACCGCGACCCCCGGCCCCGAGTACGACGCCCTGACCCCACGCGAGCGGGAGATCCTGCTGCGTGCCGCTGCTGGGCTGTCCAACGCGGAGATCGCGGCGACCGAGTACCTCTCCGAGGCGACGGTGAAGACCCACATCTCGCGGATCCTGTCCAAGATGCAGCTGCGCGACCGGGTGCAGCTGGTCGTCTACGCCTACGAGCACGGGCTGATCTGA
- a CDS encoding ABC transporter ATP-binding protein: MNQPTYSPPLQPDSAVVRFRGVTRTYGTGAGQVRALDGISVDIQRGAFTAIMGPSGSGKSTFMNVAAGLDDPTSGEVWVAGAPVHTMTDDQRTLLRREHVGFVFQSFNLVPTLTAYENVLLPFELAGRRVDAERTAWIQQIIATLGLTDRVGHRPSELSGGQQQRVAIARALAATPQIIFADEPTGNLDSRSSREVLSLLGTAARDYGQTIAMVSHDPVAASYADRILVIADGRIVGDHGRMSPQEISHLLISFEEQVA; encoded by the coding sequence ATGAACCAGCCGACCTACAGCCCGCCCCTGCAGCCCGACTCCGCCGTGGTGCGGTTCCGCGGCGTGACCCGCACCTACGGCACCGGCGCCGGCCAGGTGCGCGCGCTCGACGGGATCAGCGTCGACATCCAGCGCGGCGCGTTCACCGCGATCATGGGGCCCTCGGGCTCCGGCAAGTCGACCTTCATGAACGTCGCGGCGGGGCTGGACGACCCGACCAGCGGCGAGGTCTGGGTCGCCGGCGCGCCGGTGCACACGATGACCGACGACCAGCGCACCCTGCTGCGCCGCGAGCACGTCGGCTTCGTGTTCCAGTCGTTCAACCTGGTCCCGACCCTGACGGCGTACGAGAACGTGCTCCTGCCGTTCGAGCTCGCCGGTCGCCGCGTCGACGCCGAGCGGACCGCGTGGATCCAGCAGATCATCGCGACCCTGGGCCTCACCGACCGGGTCGGCCACCGGCCGAGCGAGCTGTCCGGTGGCCAGCAGCAGCGCGTCGCCATCGCTCGCGCGCTCGCCGCGACCCCGCAGATCATCTTCGCCGACGAGCCGACCGGCAACCTGGACTCCCGCAGCTCGCGCGAGGTGCTGTCGCTGCTCGGCACCGCGGCCCGCGACTACGGCCAGACGATCGCGATGGTGAGCCACGACCCGGTCGCCGCGTCGTACGCCGACCGGATCCTCGTCATCGCCGACGGGCGGATCGTCGGCGACCACGGCCGGATGAGCCCGCAGGAGATCTCCCACCTGCTGATCTCGTTCGAGGAGCAGGTGGCATGA